In Aquimarina spinulae, a single window of DNA contains:
- a CDS encoding helix-turn-helix transcriptional regulator, whose translation MPLDNLEFLSITDQAQDFPMHYHDTFCISYVRSGIEQTQLQHQTLLCSAGAISITHPYEVHTTPVLDKDIGVSFDTLYLSNDVVKFFLNGKTLHFSERVIHDNTLIRLFFQLKEAQEKHDLSITEQYLKNFIRQLSLYSTVSAYQYDDCIRDFNTITCYIENNLTQKISLEDLAKIANINKFSFTRKFRTETGLTPINYLLMKKIMAAKTAIQKNSELTQIAYQYNFTDMAHFSRTFKRYIGISPKVFQDRLIPVLK comes from the coding sequence TCTTGAATTTTTATCCATTACAGATCAAGCGCAGGATTTCCCGATGCATTATCACGATACGTTTTGTATCTCTTATGTTCGTTCGGGAATCGAGCAAACGCAATTACAACACCAAACTTTATTATGTAGTGCCGGTGCAATTTCTATTACACATCCTTACGAGGTACATACCACGCCTGTTTTAGACAAAGATATTGGGGTGAGTTTTGATACGCTTTATCTCTCTAATGATGTGGTAAAATTCTTTCTTAATGGTAAGACCTTACACTTTTCAGAACGCGTTATTCATGATAACACCCTAATTCGATTGTTTTTTCAATTAAAAGAAGCCCAGGAAAAACACGACCTAAGCATAACCGAGCAGTATTTAAAAAACTTTATCCGGCAACTAAGCCTGTACTCTACTGTTTCGGCTTATCAATATGATGATTGCATTCGGGATTTTAATACCATTACTTGTTATATCGAAAACAACCTTACTCAAAAAATCTCTTTAGAAGATCTGGCTAAAATCGCCAACATTAACAAGTTTAGTTTTACCAGAAAATTTAGAACAGAGACCGGTTTAACACCGATAAACTATCTGTTAATGAAAAAGATCATGGCTGCCAAAACGGCTATCCAGAAAAACTCAGAACTCACCCAGATCGCTTACCAGTATAACTTTACCGATATGGCTCATTTTTCGAGAACTTTTAAAAGGTATATTGGTATATCGCCCAAAGTATTTCAGGATCGGTTGATACCAGTTCTCAAATAA
- a CDS encoding S41 family peptidase: MKHLIAILSITLLFSCKSEKKDPLFAMTQDQMEEDFQLFQSIYEEANAGLYKYHKKEQVDSAFAANKAQISENTSYREFYTLLWNVIDYTGSCHNGLTYPQAVDDALNPKDIFFPIPLKYIDGKFYTNYTYNTIAMGSEVLAINNMPIDEVAKRCGHFISTDGHNQTGKYTDLDSDWFAFYMYLVFGEQQQFTLQYKNKAESTSATVQSVDYITFFNNYQKRHSAAYDNRITKDYFFTYKDSIGYLNINTFAMGGPKSEGHKQYATFLDSVFIAIKENHTQKLIVDIRGNGGGNDPNDLLLYSYLTDRSFRENTTAHTLFQEVPFPDYYLDDDIDELAKELKEEHSVFKDGKYYQNATFNTAWQPKPNAFTGDLVLLIDPPVASAGSLFASLVKSDDNTTVIGEETLGGYYGHTGHIPVYYELPNSKLELKFSIVDLEQDVRQLPDEQYGDGVQPDDKVVQTYPDFLTHRDTQLEYAIKKMSLK; encoded by the coding sequence ATGAAGCATCTTATCGCAATCCTTAGTATCACCCTTCTTTTTTCCTGTAAATCTGAAAAAAAAGATCCGCTATTCGCTATGACCCAAGATCAAATGGAAGAAGATTTTCAACTCTTTCAATCTATATATGAAGAAGCGAATGCTGGGCTTTATAAATACCATAAAAAAGAACAGGTAGATAGTGCTTTTGCTGCGAACAAAGCTCAGATTTCAGAAAATACATCCTATCGGGAGTTTTATACCCTGCTTTGGAATGTAATTGATTACACAGGAAGTTGCCATAATGGTCTGACCTATCCCCAGGCTGTGGACGATGCGTTAAACCCCAAAGACATTTTCTTTCCTATCCCATTAAAATATATCGACGGAAAATTCTATACAAATTACACCTACAACACTATTGCTATGGGTAGTGAAGTACTTGCTATCAACAATATGCCAATAGACGAAGTAGCAAAACGCTGCGGACATTTTATAAGTACCGATGGGCATAACCAAACCGGTAAGTATACCGACTTAGACTCTGACTGGTTTGCTTTTTATATGTATCTGGTATTTGGGGAGCAGCAGCAATTTACATTGCAGTACAAAAATAAAGCTGAATCTACATCTGCAACGGTGCAAAGCGTAGATTATATTACCTTTTTTAATAATTATCAAAAGCGTCATTCTGCGGCATATGATAATCGTATTACCAAAGACTACTTCTTTACATACAAAGACAGCATCGGGTATCTCAACATCAACACCTTTGCTATGGGAGGTCCCAAGTCTGAAGGTCATAAGCAATACGCTACCTTTTTGGATTCGGTTTTTATAGCGATAAAAGAAAACCATACCCAAAAGCTTATTGTGGATATAAGAGGCAATGGTGGTGGTAATGACCCAAACGACTTATTACTGTATTCCTATCTCACAGATCGAAGTTTTAGAGAAAATACTACGGCACATACTCTTTTTCAGGAGGTTCCTTTTCCTGATTATTATCTCGACGATGACATCGATGAGCTAGCCAAAGAATTAAAAGAAGAGCACTCGGTTTTTAAGGATGGTAAATATTATCAAAACGCTACCTTTAATACCGCATGGCAACCCAAACCAAATGCATTTACAGGCGATCTGGTACTCTTGATTGATCCTCCCGTAGCATCGGCCGGCTCTCTATTTGCCAGCTTGGTAAAAAGTGACGATAACACTACCGTAATTGGGGAAGAAACATTGGGTGGGTACTATGGACACACAGGACACATCCCCGTATATTATGAATTACCTAATTCTAAATTAGAGCTCAAATTCTCGATAGTTGATCTGGAGCAGGATGTTCGACAACTACCCGATGAGCAGTATGGCGATGGCGTACAACCCGATGATAAAGTGGTACAAACCTACCCCGATTTCCTTACCCACCGAGATACACAACTAGAGTATGCGATTAAAAAGATGAGTTTGAAGTAA
- a CDS encoding DnaJ domain-containing protein, translated as MTDYYKILGIEKSASQEEVKKAYRKLSIKFHPDKNNGDAFFENMFKQIQEAYETLNDVQKRNEYDRETNHQDFNQDNSYSNFKPIIDFFKSNKTLFYSGDEITFEWRTFNADLVEIKPFGIVSANGSKTLKLNNINKQFITIELKATNTNISRYVSKQIILENNVFRDAKTQSTHKSGFSGTYKKTTSYSSANNIKSETFWSAKGRLRRKDYLSRLILLGLLSGIVAAVIENSRNEVVLFFSSIIAIACWIIITIQAIKRLHDINMSGWWYFILLIPYINLVFGLYVLFADGTEGTNKYGADPKNR; from the coding sequence ATGACAGACTATTACAAAATACTGGGGATTGAAAAATCAGCTTCTCAAGAAGAGGTCAAGAAAGCGTACCGAAAATTATCAATAAAGTTTCATCCAGATAAAAATAACGGAGATGCATTTTTTGAAAATATGTTTAAACAAATTCAAGAGGCATATGAAACTTTAAACGATGTTCAAAAAAGAAATGAGTATGATAGAGAAACAAATCATCAGGATTTCAATCAAGATAATTCATATTCAAATTTTAAACCAATAATAGATTTTTTCAAATCTAATAAAACTTTATTTTATAGTGGAGATGAAATAACATTTGAATGGAGAACCTTTAATGCAGACTTGGTTGAAATTAAACCATTTGGAATAGTGAGTGCAAATGGCAGCAAAACATTAAAGCTCAACAACATTAATAAACAATTCATAACGATTGAACTAAAAGCCACAAATACAAATATCTCTAGATATGTATCTAAACAGATTATTCTAGAAAATAATGTATTTAGAGATGCTAAAACACAATCAACTCATAAAAGTGGATTTTCTGGCACTTACAAAAAAACAACTTCATATAGTTCTGCTAATAACATAAAATCAGAAACGTTTTGGTCGGCAAAAGGTAGATTAAGAAGGAAGGATTATCTTAGTAGATTAATTTTATTAGGACTGCTCTCTGGAATTGTAGCGGCAGTAATTGAAAATTCTCGCAATGAAGTAGTTTTGTTTTTTTCTTCAATTATAGCGATTGCTTGTTGGATAATAATAACAATTCAAGCAATAAAAAGATTACACGACATTAATATGAGTGGTTGGTGGTATTTTATTCTTTTAATTCCTTACATCAATCTAGTTTTCGGGCTATATGTTCTATTTGCAGACGGAACAGAAGGAACTAATAAATATGGAGCCGACCCAAAGAATCGATAA
- a CDS encoding NACHT domain-containing protein produces MNEISEFKRLAKKIKNNKEFQKRNISELIKIIPFIGSLIEENIFGPERDANLESRFIALEDLASKALMKEDVSKIINVLEQHTLILNRFVFENENLLLENANELKRVKVGISFVEQDINLAKSIIKQLKKNQIDVVSNNLKFADENKISYNEFLPPTVDSLIVLYSSNYENHNSSSYNKNTYLNKGIELKTPITTIAFNEITNSKLPIENSLKKVFHSNEVSDIIDTFFFDNYIELKEKEQDLITKYSDVETILKLYNSNFNKIESYEKNKIGFELYELKNLTGSSIFCVYLYENIYIKNTLKFIHNNCIKNSEEYFILVQKTKRYDQEKRIDYLKKHARKNTNAYYIDDFIWENLTSSYFETKQTYTNTSFIPPNLLYQKKTFDNFNFFDNWLYKKNSPTLIITGSGGIGKTTLAKELTNRINNSANKTKAIYIDALKISSSILHLTHNNDNINLYSFYESSVSKNSTPSLSYDLFRINIDNGNLVVIIDGLDEIISRLGERFNISNFFETIQNFTDGVGNGKVILTSRNHFWNISKSFFSNSQEIEILPFNKDKALEYFDNLYPNSPKLVKKAMRISESILGDISNNDFIPYVLECVSFIIEDSTESGKYYDPDFNSTILRQDIKNDFILGKLCVREEQRTEQIDVDQQLEIFYEIANKNIQKDEFHSACKRISKIDINDRQIETFLSHPIIDSSNDNVKFKYDFFKNHIKSIYLNNLFNINDLSINENHIDIFSNLISFNSSFTLDISERINIEKEDLMYRFLVLQEEIKNKSEISTEAKNKSISSLFIILLKNNVHKYSYSSELNTQLLVEFFGKTNGTIDALNIIDLSCNDSNKIIFDFSNIKFDNAFISSYDYFWECKFNANTEFSNSYFYKVHKSKKINTSAKETNFINVKGSDETFKRVISESKFFNKNKDSKIISDLHQFFSHFCSNGIVDRKIYPRINQLYQRKYIKLDSLIKILEKENIIKTYSSPKNIVTIEILHEHHQDILKFYSNRISGGCIKEIFNVIKNK; encoded by the coding sequence ATGAATGAAATATCAGAATTTAAACGCTTAGCGAAAAAAATAAAGAACAATAAAGAATTTCAGAAAAGAAATATATCTGAGTTAATTAAAATTATTCCATTCATTGGAAGTTTAATCGAAGAAAACATATTTGGTCCTGAAAGAGATGCAAATTTAGAGTCAAGATTTATTGCTTTAGAAGATTTAGCCTCAAAAGCATTAATGAAAGAAGATGTCTCTAAAATTATAAATGTTTTAGAGCAACACACATTAATATTAAACCGATTTGTATTTGAAAATGAAAATTTACTACTAGAAAACGCAAACGAACTAAAAAGAGTAAAAGTCGGAATTTCATTTGTAGAACAGGACATTAACTTAGCTAAGTCAATAATTAAGCAATTGAAAAAAAACCAAATAGATGTTGTTTCAAATAACTTAAAATTTGCAGACGAAAATAAGATTAGTTATAATGAATTTTTACCTCCAACTGTTGATTCACTAATTGTTTTGTATAGTAGTAATTACGAAAATCATAATAGTTCTTCTTATAATAAAAACACTTATCTAAATAAAGGTATTGAATTAAAAACACCTATAACTACGATTGCTTTTAATGAAATAACTAACTCGAAATTACCAATAGAAAATTCATTAAAAAAAGTTTTTCATTCTAACGAAGTATCTGATATAATTGACACTTTTTTCTTTGACAACTATATTGAGTTAAAAGAGAAGGAACAAGATTTAATCACAAAATATTCCGATGTAGAAACAATATTAAAACTCTATAACTCAAACTTTAATAAAATTGAAAGTTATGAAAAAAACAAAATAGGGTTTGAGTTATACGAATTAAAAAATCTTACTGGGTCAAGTATTTTTTGTGTGTATCTCTATGAAAACATATATATAAAAAACACTTTAAAATTCATTCATAATAACTGCATAAAAAATAGCGAAGAATATTTTATTCTTGTTCAAAAGACAAAAAGATATGATCAAGAAAAAAGAATAGATTATTTAAAAAAACATGCAAGAAAGAATACTAATGCATATTATATAGATGATTTTATTTGGGAGAATTTAACATCTTCCTATTTTGAAACCAAGCAAACATATACCAATACATCGTTTATACCTCCAAACTTATTATACCAGAAAAAAACATTTGACAATTTCAATTTTTTTGACAATTGGTTGTATAAAAAAAACTCTCCTACTCTTATTATTACCGGCTCTGGCGGAATTGGAAAAACCACACTTGCTAAAGAATTAACTAACAGAATAAACAATAGTGCTAATAAAACTAAGGCTATTTATATTGATGCATTAAAAATCTCGAGTTCAATTTTACATTTAACACATAATAATGATAACATTAATTTATATTCATTTTACGAAAGTAGTGTAAGTAAAAACTCAACACCATCGTTAAGCTATGATTTGTTTAGAATAAATATTGATAATGGAAACCTAGTAGTTATTATAGATGGTCTTGACGAAATCATTTCAAGATTGGGCGAACGATTTAATATTTCAAATTTTTTTGAAACTATACAGAATTTCACAGATGGAGTTGGAAATGGAAAAGTTATTTTAACTTCCAGAAATCACTTTTGGAATATTTCAAAATCGTTTTTTTCAAATTCCCAAGAAATCGAAATTTTACCATTTAACAAAGATAAAGCTCTAGAGTATTTTGACAATTTATATCCCAATTCTCCGAAGTTAGTTAAAAAAGCTATGAGAATTTCTGAATCAATCTTAGGAGACATATCGAACAATGACTTTATACCTTATGTTTTAGAATGTGTTTCTTTTATAATTGAAGACTCTACTGAAAGTGGAAAATATTATGACCCTGATTTCAATTCCACTATTTTAAGACAGGATATTAAAAACGATTTTATTTTGGGTAAATTGTGTGTAAGAGAAGAGCAAAGAACAGAACAAATTGATGTTGACCAACAATTAGAAATATTTTATGAAATTGCAAATAAGAACATTCAGAAAGATGAATTTCATAGTGCCTGCAAAAGAATAAGTAAAATAGACATCAATGATAGACAAATTGAAACTTTCCTCTCGCATCCAATAATTGATAGTTCAAATGATAATGTTAAGTTTAAGTATGATTTTTTTAAAAACCACATAAAAAGCATATATTTAAATAACTTATTTAATATTAATGATTTATCAATTAACGAAAATCATATTGATATTTTTTCAAACCTTATCTCCTTCAATTCTTCTTTTACTTTAGATATTTCTGAAAGAATAAATATTGAAAAAGAGGATTTAATGTATAGGTTTTTAGTCTTACAAGAGGAGATTAAAAATAAGTCAGAAATAAGTACAGAAGCGAAAAATAAGTCAATCTCTTCTCTTTTTATTATTTTGTTAAAAAACAATGTACATAAATACAGCTACAGTAGCGAATTAAACACACAATTATTGGTAGAATTCTTTGGAAAAACAAATGGTACAATAGACGCTCTAAATATAATTGATTTATCTTGTAATGATAGTAATAAAATAATATTTGATTTTTCAAATATCAAATTTGATAATGCTTTTATAAGTTCCTATGATTATTTTTGGGAATGTAAATTCAATGCTAATACAGAATTTTCTAATTCATATTTTTATAAAGTTCACAAGAGCAAAAAAATTAATACTAGTGCGAAAGAAACCAATTTCATCAATGTAAAAGGGTCAGATGAAACATTTAAAAGAGTTATTTCTGAATCAAAATTTTTTAATAAAAATAAAGATAGCAAAATAATATCCGATTTACATCAATTCTTTTCACACTTTTGCAGTAATGGAATAGTTGACCGAAAAATATATCCTAGGATAAACCAATTATATCAACGGAAATACATTAAACTCGACTCACTTATAAAAATTTTAGAAAAAGAAAATATTATTAAAACCTATTCTTCTCCTAAAAATATTGTTACAATAGAAATTTTACATGAACATCATCAAGATATTCTTAAATTTTATTCTAATAGAATTTCAGGAGGTTGTATCAAAGAAATATTTAATGTAATAAAAAATAAATAA
- a CDS encoding DUF6602 domain-containing protein has translation MAKSYYKSRPVKANPKFKSKFEEAIHNFSGAFIGSKEFNHSLTKGEQREIPLKNFLSKALPSNFEIKSGEIVDCFNNSSPQLDIMIYDKSKTIEFFNSDASIIPAESLLVSIEVKSKLNKAETKKILKNATDLKNLKPFKKKPVLKQRDDDSKAAHCRYFHCVFAYETDFTNPDWAKSEYDRFKSVAQETKTDLNSIDRIYVAKKGLINPSAEQGVNEIDGKVRTLMYFFSHMLNFAMRENGRRAPVPYELYAGRQSQGWKSLK, from the coding sequence ATGGCAAAGTCATATTATAAATCAAGACCAGTAAAAGCTAATCCGAAATTCAAATCGAAATTTGAAGAAGCTATTCATAATTTTTCAGGAGCTTTCATTGGGAGTAAAGAGTTTAATCATTCTCTTACAAAAGGAGAACAAAGAGAAATACCTCTGAAAAACTTTTTATCGAAAGCCTTACCTTCTAATTTTGAAATTAAATCTGGAGAAATAGTTGATTGTTTTAATAACTCAAGTCCTCAACTTGATATAATGATTTATGACAAATCAAAAACCATTGAATTTTTTAATTCTGATGCTTCAATTATTCCAGCTGAATCTCTACTTGTTAGTATTGAAGTTAAATCAAAATTGAATAAAGCAGAAACTAAAAAGATTCTCAAAAACGCGACGGATTTAAAAAACTTGAAACCATTCAAGAAAAAACCAGTTTTAAAACAAAGAGATGATGATAGTAAAGCTGCACATTGTAGATATTTCCATTGTGTTTTTGCATATGAAACAGATTTTACTAACCCTGATTGGGCTAAAAGTGAATATGATAGATTCAAAAGTGTAGCTCAAGAAACAAAAACCGATTTGAATTCAATTGACAGGATTTATGTAGCAAAAAAGGGCTTAATCAATCCTTCTGCTGAACAAGGAGTGAATGAGATAGATGGAAAGGTTAGAACACTTATGTATTTTTTTAGTCATATGTTAAACTTTGCTATGCGAGAAAACGGACGAAGAGCACCAGTTCCATACGAACTCTATGCTGGAAGACAATCACAGGGTTGGAAATCATTGAAATAA
- a CDS encoding DUF3644 domain-containing protein, with amino-acid sequence MKKRRSPISKSLQKNSVSAMFAAIEIHNKPVFHYRYEVVVLLMINAWELILKSYLYKFTKTKIFQSDGISKPFLDCLNATESNLGKEFLPTKENLSLLYGYRNKVAHFYSEKLDVIIYSLLKKSLIFYDFFIKKHFKIDMSNELGIVLIPIGFKKFFSPLNFLTNESAIKDSNSEVKKFVKDIIDSSTSLNNQGIDEPIIVDFKMNLTNINRIKNADIVAGIDNSKIQNTTFSVTKNSGLVKVSPDAKESIILTRDKNKSQGVLLYEELSDGIFDEINNIVDANKLLAKGDRKFMLGQTMYFRIYAERQFINFNLLTFEMLVKAGLFNFYAPSLFWLSQLSSQKIKDILDSLLDEAKSPNVTNLIKLSVLLGDEISNYYFDQVYERYRGVTQPPQFYYTFSDTRKYRRSDTILKALKSNGQKKLTINTDTYEYRHILNNPTIGINILSSLCMDIYNGDVSKRSIARELDFLSYGDKLRSKSVEIIELIKNH; translated from the coding sequence TTGAAAAAGAGAAGATCACCAATATCAAAAAGTTTACAAAAAAATAGTGTATCAGCTATGTTTGCCGCAATTGAAATACACAATAAACCTGTATTTCATTATCGATACGAAGTTGTTGTGCTTCTAATGATAAATGCATGGGAACTAATTTTAAAATCCTACTTATACAAATTCACAAAAACTAAAATTTTTCAAAGTGATGGAATCTCAAAACCTTTTTTGGATTGTTTGAATGCCACAGAATCAAATCTAGGAAAAGAGTTTCTTCCAACTAAAGAAAATCTATCCTTACTCTATGGTTACAGAAATAAGGTTGCTCATTTTTACTCTGAAAAACTTGATGTAATAATCTATTCTCTACTTAAGAAATCATTGATTTTCTATGACTTTTTTATCAAAAAGCATTTTAAAATCGATATGTCAAATGAACTCGGAATAGTGTTAATTCCTATAGGGTTTAAAAAGTTTTTTTCTCCGCTAAATTTCTTAACAAACGAATCAGCAATAAAAGATTCAAATTCGGAAGTTAAAAAATTTGTTAAGGACATAATTGACTCATCAACAAGTTTGAATAACCAAGGAATTGACGAACCGATTATTGTTGATTTTAAAATGAATCTGACAAATATTAATAGAATAAAAAACGCTGATATTGTTGCCGGTATTGATAATTCAAAAATACAGAATACTACATTTTCAGTAACAAAAAACTCCGGTTTGGTCAAAGTTTCACCAGATGCAAAGGAATCAATTATATTGACAAGGGATAAAAATAAAAGCCAAGGTGTCTTACTTTACGAAGAGTTATCAGATGGTATTTTTGATGAGATCAACAATATTGTTGATGCTAATAAATTACTAGCTAAAGGTGACCGTAAATTTATGCTTGGTCAAACAATGTATTTTAGAATTTATGCAGAAAGACAATTCATAAACTTTAACCTTCTTACATTTGAAATGCTTGTAAAAGCAGGTCTGTTTAATTTTTACGCTCCTTCTTTATTTTGGCTATCGCAATTATCATCACAAAAGATTAAGGATATTTTAGACAGTTTACTAGACGAAGCTAAGTCACCAAATGTTACAAATTTGATTAAACTTTCGGTTCTTCTTGGCGATGAAATTTCCAATTATTATTTCGACCAAGTATATGAAAGGTATCGAGGAGTGACACAACCGCCACAATTTTATTACACATTCTCAGACACAAGAAAATATAGAAGATCAGACACTATATTAAAAGCCTTAAAATCAAATGGTCAAAAGAAATTAACTATCAATACTGACACTTATGAATATCGACATATTTTGAATAATCCAACAATTGGAATTAATATTCTATCAAGCTTATGTATGGATATATATAACGGTGATGTCAGTAAGAGATCAATTGCTAGAGAATTAGACTTTCTTTCATATGGAGATAAATTGAGAAGCAAATCCGTTGAAATTATAGAATTAATAAAAAACCATTAA
- a CDS encoding GIY-YIG nuclease family protein, protein MKLSYVYILKCSDDSYYTGVTSNLNQRLFQHSSGFYKDCYTYKRRPVELVFKCEFTNITMAIDTEKQIKKWSRAKKEALINNDYDALPNLAKKSF, encoded by the coding sequence ATGAAATTATCTTATGTCTATATCTTAAAATGCTCTGATGATTCCTATTATACAGGAGTTACATCAAATTTAAATCAACGACTGTTTCAACACTCATCAGGCTTTTATAAAGATTGTTATACATATAAAAGAAGACCTGTTGAATTAGTTTTTAAATGTGAGTTTACAAATATCACTATGGCAATAGATACAGAAAAACAGATTAAAAAATGGTCAAGAGCTAAGAAAGAAGCTTTAATAAACAATGATTATGATGCTCTTCCTAACCTTGCTAAAAAGAGTTTTTGA
- the bla gene encoding class A beta-lactamase, subclass A2, whose amino-acid sequence MNRLFQLTALLLLLLISCTTPNSKTDLLRKKIEQIVSDKNAVVGVSIIGNDGKDTLSLDGDKRFPMQSVFKFHIALAVLSEVDKGTLSLDQIVEIDKDELLPEDFWSPLRDENPNGGSFTIERLIQYTVSHSDNTACDILIRLIGTPKTVEQYIKKSGIEDIQITFNEEGLQAKWENMFQNWTTPNAASETLKIFFENKNNLLSKSSYDFFWKTNKETTTGKGRIRGQLPKETIVAHKTGWSGTNKETGITAAVNNIGIVFLPDGKYFIISVFVTDSQENFKTNQKIIADIAKATYDFYTIQTK is encoded by the coding sequence ATGAATAGACTATTTCAATTAACAGCTTTACTATTATTACTTTTAATAAGTTGCACGACACCAAACAGCAAAACTGATTTACTACGAAAAAAAATTGAGCAAATCGTATCTGACAAAAATGCGGTAGTTGGGGTTTCAATAATCGGAAATGATGGGAAAGATACTCTTTCTCTGGACGGAGATAAACGATTTCCAATGCAAAGTGTGTTTAAATTCCATATTGCATTAGCCGTTTTGTCAGAAGTTGATAAGGGAACATTGTCATTGGATCAAATAGTAGAAATAGATAAAGATGAACTTTTACCTGAAGACTTTTGGAGCCCACTTAGAGATGAAAACCCAAATGGAGGTAGCTTTACAATTGAAAGATTAATTCAATACACAGTTTCTCACAGCGACAATACAGCCTGTGATATTTTAATACGACTTATCGGAACACCTAAAACGGTTGAACAATACATTAAAAAGAGTGGTATAGAAGATATCCAGATTACTTTTAACGAAGAAGGATTGCAAGCAAAGTGGGAAAATATGTTCCAAAATTGGACAACCCCGAATGCTGCAAGTGAAACACTTAAAATATTTTTTGAGAATAAAAATAACTTACTTTCAAAAAGCAGTTATGATTTTTTTTGGAAAACTAATAAAGAAACAACAACAGGAAAAGGTAGAATAAGAGGGCAACTACCTAAGGAAACAATTGTTGCCCACAAGACAGGTTGGTCTGGTACAAATAAAGAAACTGGGATTACCGCTGCAGTAAACAATATTGGAATAGTCTTTTTGCCAGATGGGAAGTACTTTATCATCAGTGTTTTTGTAACAGATTCGCAAGAAAATTTTAAAACAAACCAGAAAATTATAGCGGATATTGCAAAAGCTACTTATGATTTTTACACTATACAGACGAAATAA
- a CDS encoding VOC family protein, translating to MKRKYPYFAFCIVVLIVVGCAKKEVNNMQIDHIILAINDLDLGIKQFEELTGVKAVYGGGHPNSYTHNAIIPMGDMIYIEILAPKNELDTIPEFFKNMNVLKPIGFAIATDTIEFLEKTIVDSQFETKGIENWSRNKPNGEELKWKLLRITNPGLNINPFFISWSDKTTHPSVQKNTLCFLKEFQIKTPHKKDITDILLKNKSTIQFMKMEDGDTTQLKVTIKTPKGEVTFK from the coding sequence ATGAAAAGAAAATATCCCTATTTTGCTTTTTGCATTGTAGTATTGATAGTAGTAGGATGTGCAAAAAAAGAAGTGAACAATATGCAAATAGACCATATCATACTGGCCATAAACGACCTTGATTTGGGCATTAAACAATTTGAGGAATTAACCGGGGTAAAAGCCGTATATGGAGGAGGGCATCCAAACAGTTATACTCATAATGCTATAATACCCATGGGCGATATGATTTATATTGAAATCCTGGCACCAAAGAATGAATTGGACACAATTCCTGAATTTTTTAAAAATATGAATGTTTTAAAACCTATTGGTTTTGCAATAGCTACCGATACCATAGAATTTCTGGAGAAAACAATCGTAGACTCTCAATTTGAAACCAAAGGAATTGAAAATTGGTCAAGAAATAAACCCAACGGAGAGGAATTGAAATGGAAGTTGTTACGGATAACTAATCCAGGGCTAAACATTAATCCTTTCTTTATAAGTTGGTCTGATAAAACAACTCATCCTTCGGTTCAAAAGAACACCCTTTGTTTTTTGAAAGAATTTCAAATTAAAACTCCGCATAAAAAGGATATAACAGACATTTTGTTGAAGAACAAATCAACGATTCAATTCATGAAGATGGAAGATGGAGATACAACGCAACTTAAAGTAACCATTAAGACCCCAAAAGGAGAGGTAACATTTAAATAA